In Streptomyces sp. NBC_00878, a single window of DNA contains:
- a CDS encoding BTAD domain-containing putative transcriptional regulator, with product MNAYEDSVRFAVLGPIRAWLGEQELDLGSPQQRAVLAALLLRRGRPVPLAELLDAVWGEEQPAASISVLRTYVSRLRKVLEPGRDAAEAPLLVVSVGDGYLVRLPEDALDLTVFEQRVTEAKRLRAAGELSAAADLLHAALGGWQGAALAGLPGPLAESEGSRLNEERLTALEIRLDLDVELGRHGEVIAELISLTGKHPLREQLCRLLMLALYRSGRQAEALEAYRRTRSTLVAELGIEPGAPLRDLHDRILAADASLAPSSPQEESVDPQSEPPAVPPTATPADPVRSAAPSADPVRPAEAPAVRPAQLPADLPTFTGRDVELDETRALLPEGGSLPATVVISAIGGMAGIGKTTLAVHWAHRIADRFPDGQLFINLRGFDPTGSIVPPEEAIRIFIDALGVPPQRIPAAPEAQAALYRSMLAQRRVLILLDNARDTDQVRPLLPGSPGCLVIVTSRNQLTGLVAGDGAHPLTLNQLTSGEAHDFLVRRLGTGRPSAEPEAAEEIVTRCARLPLALAIVAARAAAHPGFPLSAIAEELRSSQGSLDAFAGSDITIDVRAVFSSSYQALSAPAARLFRLLGLHCGPDISAPGAAGLAGLPLRETRGLLAELTRAHLLIEHFPGRYTLHDLLRVYAAERVRAEETPQERDLALERILGWYLHTADAAYAHITPNRRRVPLEPLPSCCLPLAFTTYEQALDWCETERANLVAAVHTAAASGQPGVAWRLPAVLWGFFYLRSHTRDWDDTARTGLSAARAAHDRAGEGQGLVDVAAAARHLGRFDEAIDHLRQAMVIHRELGATDARATAVANLGDVYLQAGQLDKAVEYIRRGLAMDRVIGSAWGQGIALSNLGDVYQRLGRFDEAVDCLEQALTVLRASGNLWVEGVTLDILGTVHRRLHRYDEAVEHYHEALKTHRDIGNRWGEGHTLGNLGDAQLAADEPEAARISWGQALAIFAEFDHPDAEKIRERLGRLEDDPAGAAGAAPGRTA from the coding sequence GTGAACGCCTATGAAGATTCCGTGCGTTTCGCCGTGCTGGGGCCGATCCGGGCCTGGCTCGGCGAACAGGAACTGGACCTCGGTTCGCCACAGCAACGGGCTGTGCTGGCCGCGCTGTTGCTGCGGCGTGGACGGCCTGTCCCGCTCGCCGAACTCCTCGACGCCGTCTGGGGCGAAGAGCAGCCTGCCGCTTCCATATCCGTCCTTCGGACCTATGTCTCGCGCCTCCGCAAGGTGCTGGAGCCGGGGCGGGACGCGGCCGAGGCACCCCTGTTGGTCGTCTCGGTCGGTGACGGATATCTGGTCCGGCTGCCGGAGGACGCCCTGGACCTCACCGTGTTCGAGCAGCGGGTCACGGAGGCGAAGAGGCTGCGCGCCGCCGGGGAGCTGTCCGCCGCCGCGGACCTGCTGCACGCCGCGCTCGGCGGCTGGCAGGGAGCGGCACTGGCCGGACTACCCGGTCCCCTGGCCGAGTCCGAGGGCTCCCGGCTGAACGAGGAGCGGCTGACCGCGCTGGAGATCCGGCTGGACCTCGACGTCGAACTCGGGCGCCACGGCGAGGTCATCGCCGAACTGATCTCGCTGACCGGCAAGCACCCACTCCGGGAGCAGTTGTGCCGACTGCTCATGCTCGCGCTCTACCGCTCCGGGCGGCAGGCCGAGGCGCTGGAGGCCTACCGCAGAACGCGATCGACCCTGGTGGCCGAACTGGGCATCGAACCTGGCGCGCCGTTGCGGGACCTGCACGATCGCATCCTGGCGGCCGACGCGTCCCTCGCTCCCTCTTCGCCCCAGGAGGAGTCGGTTGACCCGCAGTCGGAGCCGCCGGCCGTCCCGCCGACCGCCACGCCTGCGGACCCGGTCCGGTCGGCCGCCCCGTCGGCGGACCCGGTTCGTCCCGCTGAGGCGCCCGCGGTGCGCCCGGCCCAACTGCCCGCCGATCTGCCCACGTTCACCGGCCGGGACGTGGAACTCGACGAGACCCGGGCCCTGTTACCCGAGGGCGGCAGCCTCCCGGCAACCGTGGTGATCAGCGCGATCGGCGGCATGGCCGGCATAGGCAAGACGACCCTGGCGGTGCACTGGGCCCACCGGATCGCCGACCGCTTCCCCGACGGACAGCTCTTCATCAACCTGCGCGGTTTCGATCCGACCGGCTCGATCGTGCCGCCGGAGGAGGCCATCCGTATCTTCATCGACGCGCTCGGTGTCCCCCCGCAGCGGATCCCCGCCGCGCCCGAGGCCCAGGCGGCGCTGTACCGAAGCATGTTGGCCCAGCGGCGGGTGCTGATCCTTCTGGACAACGCCCGCGACACGGACCAGGTCCGCCCGCTGCTGCCCGGCTCCCCCGGCTGCCTGGTCATCGTCACCAGCCGCAACCAGCTCACCGGCCTGGTCGCCGGCGACGGGGCGCATCCGCTGACTCTGAACCAGCTGACATCGGGCGAGGCACACGACTTCCTGGTGCGCCGGCTCGGCACCGGGCGGCCGTCGGCGGAACCGGAGGCGGCGGAGGAGATCGTCACGCGGTGTGCCCGGCTGCCGCTGGCGTTGGCCATCGTCGCCGCCCGGGCCGCCGCTCACCCCGGCTTCCCGCTCAGTGCCATCGCCGAGGAACTGCGCAGTTCTCAGGGCAGCCTCGACGCCTTCGCGGGGAGCGACATCACCATCGACGTACGGGCCGTGTTCTCCTCGTCGTACCAGGCCCTGTCGGCCCCGGCCGCTCGGCTGTTCCGGCTGCTGGGCCTGCACTGCGGCCCGGACATCTCCGCGCCCGGCGCGGCCGGTCTCGCCGGGCTCCCCCTCCGTGAGACCCGCGGCCTGCTCGCCGAGCTGACCCGCGCCCACCTGCTCATCGAGCACTTTCCCGGCCGCTACACCCTGCATGACCTACTGCGTGTCTACGCCGCCGAGCGCGTGCGCGCCGAGGAGACACCGCAGGAGCGGGACCTGGCCCTTGAGCGGATCCTGGGCTGGTATCTGCACACCGCGGACGCCGCCTACGCGCACATCACCCCGAACCGCCGCCGAGTCCCGCTCGAACCGCTGCCCTCCTGCTGCCTGCCACTGGCATTCACGACGTACGAGCAGGCCCTGGACTGGTGCGAGACCGAACGGGCCAACCTGGTCGCCGCGGTGCACACGGCCGCCGCGTCCGGGCAGCCGGGGGTCGCATGGCGGCTGCCCGCCGTCCTGTGGGGGTTCTTCTACCTGCGCAGTCATACGCGCGACTGGGACGACACCGCCCGGACGGGGCTGTCCGCCGCCCGCGCCGCCCACGACCGCGCGGGCGAGGGCCAGGGCCTCGTGGACGTGGCAGCCGCCGCGCGCCACTTGGGCCGGTTCGACGAGGCCATCGACCACCTTCGGCAGGCGATGGTCATCCACCGTGAGCTCGGAGCGACAGATGCCAGAGCGACGGCCGTGGCCAATCTGGGCGATGTCTATCTGCAAGCCGGCCAACTCGACAAGGCCGTCGAGTACATCCGCCGCGGGCTGGCCATGGACCGGGTCATCGGCAGCGCATGGGGCCAGGGCATCGCCCTGAGCAACCTGGGTGACGTCTATCAGCGGCTCGGCCGGTTCGACGAGGCCGTCGACTGCCTGGAGCAGGCGTTGACCGTCCTGCGCGCCAGCGGCAACCTCTGGGTCGAAGGCGTCACCCTCGACATCCTCGGCACGG